One window of Gammaproteobacteria bacterium genomic DNA carries:
- a CDS encoding EAL domain-containing protein encodes MQTSTTGGSIIENAMYINSRFSIIATDLKGHVSFLNKSALKLLNCDKSAVKGKQFSNLIYSVDSPDYLMQDFTSDNEVLRKIDFEQIVMHKDQLKGSGYECLLYRENKSLLPIRLTISELKDKDKQSIGYLCTLIDIGPVLNIRKSLKQKDLKFRHLFESSGDGIFLLKDFRVIDCNAEAARLFGSDRENLIGSHVARYSPAVQHDGVNSNDKANAIISKIVQYNKHQTEWELLKYDGTPFIAEVTLSVVEPMEDDEMTVMACMRDISDRKQSERELMKTREQLLSHNLELALINDLSNKLHATTAKEDIYKITMQAMLDYPGNPRVAIYEVDESNTVLNLVDEHGSNPGESEKVSVLPINPDFIGNALETGEMLYSGDILHDDRILPKYRDLIAQAGLHSVAIIPLTYLDEKVAVIILSYASAHVLDEQNLDILRSIGKAVSLALINAEKHRELNFIAKHDDLTGLPNRSNFHEFFENAMENNRMHNAALFLFDLDRFKEINDTLGHFTGDLILKEIGPRLQAMDIDKEFDVCRLGGDEFILFANDVSSKEEAKSIVKKILAALNEPFSIKDLNLSIEASVGIALFPHDGLDNHALLRSADVAMYNAKTSARSYMFYETSDDKYSPERLTMIAELSSSIKSGQLFLHYQPKMDLITKDIKGFEVLARWEHPKLGMLSPAMFIPLIEMSNSIFEFTEEILNQALAQQQQWIKNGQDYTIAVNISARNLIDNRLVKLLKVLLEKFDADPSKIELEITETAIMHDAYKSTEYLTQISDLGIKLSIDDFGTGYSSLAYLRNLPINKLKLDRSFIMDMLKSADRAYIVETIIKLAKALELEVIAEGVEDEVTLNNLKKMQCDTAQGYFICKPNNWDEIEHWLKRRTKMV; translated from the coding sequence ATGCAGACATCTACTACTGGTGGTTCAATTATTGAAAATGCGATGTACATCAATTCGAGATTTTCAATTATTGCTACCGATCTGAAAGGTCATGTCTCATTCTTGAATAAATCAGCACTAAAATTACTTAACTGTGATAAATCTGCAGTTAAAGGCAAGCAATTTTCGAATTTGATTTATTCAGTAGACAGCCCAGATTATCTGATGCAAGATTTTACTTCAGATAATGAGGTACTAAGAAAGATCGATTTTGAACAAATAGTTATGCATAAGGACCAGTTAAAAGGCAGTGGATACGAGTGTTTGCTTTACCGTGAAAATAAAAGTCTATTGCCAATTCGCCTGACCATTAGTGAATTAAAAGACAAAGACAAGCAGTCAATTGGCTACCTTTGCACACTGATTGATATCGGGCCGGTATTGAACATACGCAAATCTCTTAAACAAAAAGATTTAAAGTTCAGACATCTGTTTGAAAGTTCCGGCGACGGAATATTTTTGCTTAAGGATTTCAGGGTAATTGACTGTAATGCAGAAGCGGCAAGGTTATTCGGGAGTGATCGTGAAAATTTAATTGGCAGTCATGTAGCACGCTATTCACCTGCTGTGCAACACGATGGGGTGAATTCCAATGACAAGGCTAATGCTATTATCAGTAAAATCGTCCAATACAATAAACATCAGACTGAGTGGGAGCTTTTGAAATATGATGGAACACCGTTTATTGCAGAAGTTACCCTGAGTGTTGTTGAGCCAATGGAAGACGATGAAATGACCGTCATGGCTTGCATGCGTGACATCAGTGATCGAAAACAGTCTGAACGTGAATTAATGAAAACCCGGGAACAATTGCTTAGTCATAACCTGGAACTTGCATTAATTAACGATTTGTCCAATAAATTACATGCGACTACTGCAAAAGAAGATATTTACAAAATAACCATGCAGGCAATGCTTGATTACCCGGGAAATCCTCGTGTTGCCATTTACGAGGTGGACGAATCAAACACCGTTTTGAATCTTGTTGATGAGCACGGGAGTAATCCCGGCGAATCAGAAAAAGTCAGTGTGTTACCGATTAATCCGGATTTTATCGGCAATGCACTGGAGACCGGAGAAATGTTGTATTCCGGCGATATTCTGCATGATGACCGTATTCTGCCAAAATACAGGGATTTGATCGCTCAAGCCGGATTGCACTCTGTAGCAATCATTCCCCTGACATATCTCGATGAAAAAGTTGCAGTAATAATATTGTCTTATGCGAGTGCTCACGTGCTCGACGAACAAAATCTCGACATTCTACGTTCGATCGGTAAAGCAGTATCGCTGGCGTTGATTAATGCGGAAAAACATCGTGAATTGAATTTTATAGCAAAGCATGACGATTTGACGGGGCTGCCCAATCGCTCTAATTTTCATGAGTTTTTCGAAAATGCCATGGAAAATAACCGTATGCATAATGCGGCATTGTTTTTATTCGATCTTGACCGGTTCAAGGAAATTAACGATACCCTCGGTCATTTTACTGGCGACTTGATCCTTAAGGAAATTGGACCTCGCCTGCAAGCCATGGATATTGATAAAGAGTTTGATGTTTGCCGGCTTGGTGGCGATGAATTTATATTGTTTGCCAATGATGTTAGTAGTAAAGAAGAAGCAAAATCCATAGTCAAAAAAATACTCGCTGCATTGAATGAGCCATTCTCGATCAAGGACCTGAATCTTAGTATTGAGGCGAGTGTCGGGATTGCATTGTTTCCACATGACGGGCTGGATAATCATGCTTTATTACGTTCCGCTGATGTTGCCATGTATAACGCCAAAACATCCGCCCGCAGTTATATGTTTTACGAAACCTCGGATGATAAATATTCCCCGGAACGTTTGACCATGATCGCCGAGCTCAGCTCATCGATAAAAAGCGGTCAATTATTTTTGCATTATCAACCAAAAATGGACCTTATCACCAAGGACATCAAAGGCTTTGAAGTTCTGGCAAGATGGGAGCATCCCAAACTCGGTATGTTGAGTCCGGCTATGTTCATTCCACTGATTGAAATGTCTAATTCCATTTTTGAGTTCACAGAAGAAATACTGAATCAGGCACTTGCACAACAACAACAATGGATCAAGAACGGGCAAGATTACACAATTGCAGTGAATATTTCAGCGCGTAACCTTATAGATAATCGACTGGTAAAATTGTTAAAAGTGTTGCTGGAAAAATTTGATGCGGACCCGTCCAAAATTGAACTTGAGATCACTGAAACGGCCATTATGCATGACGCTTACAAGTCAACAGAATATCTCACCCAGATCTCAGACCTGGGAATAAAATTGTCAATAGATGATTTTGGAACAGGATATTCTTCATTGGCATATTTGAGAAATCTCCCGATCAATAAATTAAAACTGGATCGTTCATTCATAATGGACATGTTGAAAAGCGCCGATCGCGCATACATTGTCGAGACCATTATCAAATTGGCAAAAGCACTTGAGCTCGAGGTG